The following coding sequences are from one Plasmodium coatneyi strain Hackeri chromosome 11, complete sequence window:
- a CDS encoding Variable surface protein Vir14-related, with translation MMFNVDFDNTTQVEADVDAISENTIKSERIIFKHLPSYLFEEKLKEHSSTNEYITYFNRVNDLKSEYSWLTDIFNKLSRNISLMQNSYVQGDDFNKKRCYDLNYWLYNEVYKNLNASEQNTKHWGDIVRRVQEVWRNIVDKEFYTDEHRCYPDDQLLLHMGYLQEIKDIFDFFEDYNQIKKEIIANTSKACRKYVDYLKQRIPLYYTWKDSCAMDASTCKRYIDNYSKYRPLNVINSLNKYSLMWSYFFNDCYKEVYNLFVEATKQPKRNDSIYKKKIDMLEESNTKSNLPLIPLAEKLRVNELSVAHDHNDYGFREQWPVYKDRAYRILRPMLGTVGVFLILYTLYKFMSLGRILRHRRAKRKKRRIGPAVNYDDIMLLYQTNESLTSSSRDNSSNNSSSSNSRYSLSYASSVI, from the exons ATGATGTTTAATGTGGACTTTGATAATACGACACAGGTGGAAGCAGATGTGGATGCAATATCGGAAAATACTATCAAG AGCGAACGTATTATATTTAAGCATTTACCTTCATAtttatttgaagaaaaattgaaggaacaTTCATCAACCAATGAATATATTACGTACTTTAATAGAGTAAATGATTTGAAAAGTGAATATTCATGGCTCACGGATATATTCAACAAACTAAGTAGGAACATATCGTTGATGCAGAATAGTTATGTACAGGGGGACGATTTCAATAAGAAGCGTTGTTATGATTTAAATTACTGGCTATATAAtgaagtatataaaaatttgaatGCGTCAGAGCAGAATACTAAACATTGGGGAGATATTGTGCGGAGGGTGCAGGAAGTATGGAGGAATATTGTGGACAAGGAGTTCTATACTGATGAACACAGGTGTTATCCAGATGACCAGCTACTGCTTCACATGGGTTATTTACAAGAAATTAAGGATATTTTCGATTTCTTTGAAGATTAcaatcaaataaaaaaggagatcaTTGCTAATACGAGTAAGGCATGCCGAAAATATGTGGACTACTTAAAACAAAGAATTCCACTATACTATACTTGGAAGGATTCATGCGCAATGGACGCGTCCACCTGCAAAAGGTACATCGACAATTATAGCAAGTATCGTCCATTAAATGTTATAAACAGCTTGAACAAATATAGCCTCATGTGGtcatatttctttaatgATTGTTATAAGGAggtttataatttatttgtGGAGGCAACGAAACAACCGAAACGAAATGATagtatatataagaaaaaaatagacatgCTCGAAGAATCCAATACTAAGAGTAATTTGCCTTTAATTCCTTTGGCAGAAAAATTACGTGTAAATGAATTGTCTGTTGCGCATGATCATAATGATTATGGGTTCCGCGAACAGTGGCCTGTATACAAAGATAGGGCCTACAGAATATTAAGACCTATGCTAGGTACAGTGGGAGTGTTCCTAATTTTATATACTCTttataag TTTATGTCACTGGGGAGAATACTCAGGCACAGACGcgcaaaacggaaaaaaagaagaattggaCCGGCTGTTAACTATGATGATATTATGCTATTATATCAAACTAATGAATCTTTAACGAGCAGTTCCAGGGATAACAGTTCCAATAATAGCAGTTCCAGTAATAGCCGGTACAGCTTATCTTACGCTTCCTCAGTAATTTAA